Proteins encoded in a region of the Planococcus shixiaomingii genome:
- a CDS encoding DJ-1/PfpI family protein: MKEVLIVILDEFADWEAASLAAALNQAPETEGAEQKYLVKTVSLTKEPVRSIGGFTVLPDYDLASVKDGYAGVILIGGNSWRKEASGQVMQLVQKALDSKLVLGAICDATVFAGKNGLLNDIDHTSNQLEELKDWAGSDYTGETQYLHQQVVRSGNVITANGTAFLEFGKEVLLALDAFPQEEIEEWYQVFKVGYHEYVKQVSGENSPK, from the coding sequence ATGAAAGAAGTTTTGATTGTCATCTTGGATGAGTTTGCGGATTGGGAAGCCGCTTCACTCGCCGCAGCACTAAATCAGGCGCCAGAAACCGAAGGAGCGGAGCAGAAGTATCTTGTGAAAACAGTATCGTTGACAAAAGAACCGGTAAGGTCAATTGGCGGCTTTACGGTACTGCCGGATTACGATCTGGCATCAGTAAAAGATGGATATGCAGGTGTAATTTTAATCGGCGGGAATTCGTGGCGAAAAGAAGCGAGCGGGCAAGTAATGCAACTTGTCCAAAAAGCGCTGGACAGCAAGCTTGTTCTGGGTGCGATTTGCGACGCTACGGTGTTTGCGGGAAAAAATGGATTGCTTAATGACATTGACCACACGAGCAATCAATTAGAAGAACTGAAAGACTGGGCAGGAAGCGATTATACCGGGGAGACGCAATATCTTCATCAGCAAGTGGTCAGAAGCGGAAACGTCATTACAGCCAACGGGACAGCATTTTTGGAATTTGGAAAAGAAGTATTGCTGGCTTTAGATGCTTTTCCGCAAGAAGAAATAGAAGAATGGTATCAAGTCTTTAAAGTGGGCTATCACGAATATGTGAAACAAGTTAGCGGTGAAAACAGTCCGAAATAA
- the arsC gene encoding arsenate reductase (thioredoxin): MTKKTLYFLCTGNSCRSQMAEGWGKEILGDEWQVLSAGIEAHGLNPNAVKAMNEVGIDISSQTSDIIDNDILNNADFVVTLCGDAADKCPMTPPHVRREHWGFEDPAKAQGTEEEKWTVFQNVRDAIGARIKQFEKTGN; this comes from the coding sequence ATGACGAAAAAAACATTGTACTTCCTATGCACAGGCAACTCATGCCGCAGCCAAATGGCTGAAGGCTGGGGCAAAGAAATTCTTGGAGACGAGTGGCAGGTGCTGAGCGCCGGAATCGAAGCGCACGGCTTGAACCCGAATGCGGTGAAGGCGATGAACGAAGTGGGAATCGATATTTCAAGCCAAACATCTGATATCATCGACAACGATATTTTAAATAACGCAGATTTTGTTGTCACACTTTGCGGAGACGCAGCGGACAAATGTCCGATGACACCGCCTCATGTAAGGCGTGAGCATTGGGGATTCGAAGATCCGGCAAAAGCACAAGGCACGGAAGAAGAAAAATGGACGGTTTTCCAAAACGTCCGCGATGCAATTGGCGCACGGATTAAGCAATTTGAGAAGACAGGCAACTGA
- a CDS encoding ArsR/SmtB family transcription factor, producing the protein MEVKASEIEIEKASLVLKLLGDKTRLAMMKLLEKNECCVCEFVALFDISQSAISQHLRKLRDAGLVKETRKGQWIFYSLNKKSDMYEIVLKILGFIPSQDERIAELEKQGLRITCE; encoded by the coding sequence ATGGAAGTGAAGGCAAGTGAAATAGAAATTGAGAAAGCCAGCCTGGTTCTGAAGTTATTGGGGGACAAGACAAGGCTTGCGATGATGAAACTGTTGGAGAAGAACGAATGCTGTGTCTGCGAGTTTGTAGCACTCTTCGATATTAGCCAATCGGCCATCAGCCAGCACCTCCGGAAACTTCGGGACGCCGGTTTGGTGAAGGAAACCCGCAAAGGCCAATGGATCTTTTATTCATTGAATAAGAAAAGCGATATGTATGAAATCGTGCTGAAAATCCTTGGATTTATTCCAAGCCAGGATGAGCGGATTGCAGAATTGGAAAAGCAGGGACTTAGAATTACTTGCGAATAA
- a CDS encoding sensor domain-containing diguanylate cyclase: MKRLFNTRKVNLATLLTFLVSASVILTLLILTISTYHSNKESLMTTYLSLNYSKAEKMSNSVESLFGSMRTNLESTVDFLEEHEEMSDQEIHEQLELLRKSSSYFNSLSWVDETGLVRTISPVSIGLKGTKITSGVTKDVLDAKKPMLTTPYIGPSNRLLVLMSQPIFSKDGTYRGIISGSIYLQEQNALNHILGNDAAEKNGSYYFVVGPEGTLLFHPERKLIGENVYKNPVVQKLTHGKSGMELVTNTKGIPMLAAYSYVPEAGWGVVQQIPYSYVHSLLVDQLQNLLVNVLLPFLILLLLSIFIARKLAKPFIYLADLANRLAEGKDVSQSLKNTLRQSHWNREADLLTKSFAHALELLEKNTEKLTQSALTDSLTGLPNRRKLEEILNTWSSDGRHFSLLVLDIDHFKSINDTYGHQMGDETLKTLAETIQAITRNNDYCFRYGGEEFVLLLDTNAAGAYKVAEKIRQKIEKTMVIPGRTITVSLGISEFPKHTNSVQELFELADKALYESKLGGRNRITISPAPQPEIQYGIYKSN; the protein is encoded by the coding sequence ATGAAGCGATTATTTAACACCCGAAAAGTGAACTTAGCAACATTGTTAACTTTTCTTGTATCAGCCTCTGTAATTCTTACCTTATTGATTCTTACAATCTCGACATATCATTCCAATAAGGAATCTCTCATGACTACTTATTTATCACTCAACTACTCCAAAGCAGAAAAAATGAGCAACTCCGTCGAATCGTTATTTGGCTCGATGAGAACGAATCTGGAATCTACGGTGGATTTTCTTGAAGAGCATGAGGAGATGAGCGATCAAGAAATTCATGAGCAATTAGAACTTCTCCGGAAAAGCAGCAGTTATTTCAATTCTCTTTCGTGGGTAGACGAAACAGGGCTTGTACGAACTATCAGTCCTGTAAGCATCGGGTTAAAAGGAACAAAAATAACATCAGGGGTAACAAAAGACGTTTTAGATGCAAAAAAACCTATGTTGACTACCCCTTATATTGGTCCGTCAAATCGCTTGCTGGTATTGATGAGCCAACCCATTTTCTCTAAAGATGGAACTTATAGAGGGATAATTAGCGGAAGTATTTACCTGCAGGAACAAAACGCCTTAAACCACATACTTGGAAATGATGCGGCTGAAAAAAACGGCTCCTACTATTTTGTAGTAGGGCCGGAAGGAACTCTCTTATTCCATCCCGAACGTAAATTAATTGGAGAGAATGTCTATAAGAACCCGGTAGTTCAAAAGTTAACGCATGGAAAAAGCGGAATGGAACTTGTGACAAATACTAAAGGGATTCCTATGCTTGCAGCTTACAGTTACGTACCAGAAGCAGGATGGGGCGTCGTACAGCAAATTCCCTATTCATATGTTCATAGCTTGCTGGTAGACCAACTTCAAAATTTATTGGTAAATGTATTACTTCCATTCCTCATATTGCTTCTTTTGTCGATTTTTATTGCCCGCAAGTTAGCGAAACCCTTTATTTATTTAGCCGACCTTGCCAATCGATTAGCTGAAGGAAAAGACGTTTCTCAATCCCTTAAAAACACTCTTAGGCAGTCTCATTGGAACCGCGAGGCCGACCTGCTAACCAAAAGTTTTGCCCACGCTCTTGAATTGCTGGAAAAAAACACTGAAAAGCTTACTCAATCCGCGTTAACAGATTCGCTGACTGGTTTACCGAACCGAAGAAAATTGGAAGAAATTTTAAATACATGGTCAAGCGATGGACGACATTTTTCTTTATTAGTGCTAGACATCGATCATTTCAAATCCATAAATGATACATACGGACATCAAATGGGTGACGAAACATTAAAAACGCTGGCTGAGACGATTCAAGCCATTACCCGGAACAATGACTATTGTTTCCGATATGGTGGGGAAGAATTTGTTCTTCTTCTTGATACGAATGCCGCAGGAGCTTATAAAGTAGCAGAAAAAATACGTCAAAAAATTGAAAAGACTATGGTGATACCCGGTAGGACCATTACAGTATCACTTGGGATTTCAGAATTCCCAAAACATACAAATTCGGTGCAGGAACTTTTCGAACTAGCAGATAAGGCATTATACGAATCAAAATTAGGAGGAAGAAACCGGATAACGATTTCCCCTGCACCTCAACCAGAAATACAGTACGGTATATATAAATCTAATTAA
- a CDS encoding MFS transporter, with translation MAAFFLIIIYLAFISLGLPDSLLGVTWPVMQSEFGAPLETAGLLFMVIAGGTIVSSLMSGTVIKRFGTGKVAFVSSVMTAAALVGFSFSPSLVWLFLCAIPLGLGAGAIDAGLNNYVAAHYKAHHMNWLHCFWGVGATLGPIVMASFISGNNSWRNGYLAIAGIQLLLVVILFLALPLWDRIAVSPLSKEPEQEKSADGQTVKPFQIKGVKLTLIAFLFYCGAESAIGLWGSSFLVNVKDLSIETAAKWVSLYFAGITVGRFVTGFISLKISNYTLIRTGQAMALGGAILLLLPLPAIFSLVGFVLIGLGLAPIFPSMLHETPTRFGKEHSQTIMGYQMALAYTGSTFLPPLLGFMASQSTIAIFPFVIAIFIAAMFLSSELLNAFLKKKHLLSGQKKKTTVF, from the coding sequence GTGGCTGCTTTTTTTCTGATCATCATCTATTTAGCTTTTATCAGTTTAGGTTTGCCTGATTCGTTATTGGGGGTCACATGGCCCGTGATGCAATCGGAATTTGGCGCTCCTCTTGAAACTGCCGGTCTTCTTTTTATGGTGATTGCAGGCGGTACGATTGTATCGAGTTTAATGAGCGGCACCGTAATAAAGCGGTTTGGAACAGGTAAAGTCGCCTTTGTCAGTTCTGTTATGACGGCCGCGGCTTTAGTGGGCTTCTCTTTTTCACCGTCGCTTGTTTGGCTCTTTTTATGCGCTATTCCTCTTGGTCTAGGGGCAGGAGCCATTGATGCGGGGTTGAACAATTACGTCGCAGCTCACTACAAAGCCCATCATATGAATTGGCTGCATTGTTTTTGGGGAGTCGGTGCCACTCTTGGTCCGATTGTAATGGCTTCCTTTATCTCTGGAAATAATTCATGGCGCAATGGCTACCTGGCCATTGCCGGCATTCAGTTGCTGCTCGTTGTCATTCTGTTTTTAGCGCTGCCATTATGGGACAGAATTGCCGTCTCTCCTTTAAGTAAAGAACCGGAACAAGAAAAAAGCGCTGACGGACAGACTGTGAAGCCTTTCCAGATCAAAGGCGTTAAGCTGACACTCATCGCTTTCCTGTTTTATTGTGGAGCAGAATCGGCCATTGGCCTTTGGGGCAGCAGCTTTTTGGTAAACGTTAAAGACCTATCCATTGAGACGGCCGCCAAATGGGTTTCACTTTATTTTGCCGGCATTACGGTTGGCCGCTTTGTGACCGGATTTATCTCCTTAAAAATCAGCAACTACACGCTTATTCGAACCGGCCAAGCAATGGCGCTCGGGGGTGCAATCTTGCTGTTGCTGCCTTTGCCAGCCATTTTTTCGCTAGTCGGCTTTGTTTTAATCGGATTGGGGTTAGCTCCGATTTTCCCAAGCATGCTTCATGAAACACCGACGCGCTTTGGGAAAGAACATTCGCAGACCATTATGGGTTACCAAATGGCCCTTGCTTATACAGGCAGTACTTTTTTGCCGCCACTTCTCGGTTTCATGGCATCCCAATCTACAATAGCTATCTTCCCGTTCGTAATTGCTATTTTTATTGCAGCGATGTTTTTGAGTTCGGAATTGTTGAATGCCTTTTTAAAAAAGAAGCATTTGCTGAGCGGCCAAAAGAAAAAAACGACTGTATTTTAA
- a CDS encoding histidine phosphatase family protein, whose product MEISMIRHGKSQWVQSGAVTFREFNQWIENYNSHGIDEEFVCPPETLRKAAEASIVITSDLKRSVESAMLINPHANLISSPLFREVELPAGSMKLFGLKLRPSFWAISLRLLWFGGYSKNCESLRKARLRAKKAAQQLIGYTDQHQSVVLIGHGFFNMLIAKELQKAGWKGERKLGTKHWNCISYSLLE is encoded by the coding sequence ATGGAAATATCAATGATCCGACATGGAAAATCCCAATGGGTCCAAAGTGGTGCAGTAACTTTCCGGGAGTTCAATCAGTGGATTGAGAATTATAATTCGCATGGAATTGATGAAGAATTTGTTTGTCCTCCTGAGACGCTTAGAAAAGCAGCGGAAGCGAGCATTGTGATTACGAGTGATTTAAAAAGATCTGTGGAATCGGCTATGTTGATAAACCCGCATGCAAACCTCATTTCAAGTCCGCTGTTTCGGGAAGTAGAGTTGCCTGCCGGTTCGATGAAGTTATTCGGTTTAAAATTACGGCCAAGTTTTTGGGCAATTTCTTTAAGGTTGTTATGGTTCGGTGGATATTCCAAAAATTGCGAGTCTCTAAGAAAGGCAAGATTAAGAGCAAAAAAAGCGGCGCAGCAATTAATCGGCTATACGGATCAACACCAATCAGTAGTGCTAATCGGACATGGCTTTTTCAACATGTTGATAGCAAAAGAATTGCAGAAAGCAGGATGGAAAGGTGAAAGGAAACTAGGGACAAAACACTGGAACTGTATTTCCTATTCCTTGTTAGAGTAA
- a CDS encoding DNA/RNA non-specific endonuclease, protein MTTYRLESIKQQVLARYRQLEKERNEKPVADFDPMEKMMVRTSVVKAEDMLSIERIINKSDLLPIAYLETGTKASRAVCRIALRNRNGQIQGYGTGFLVSPTLLLTNNHVLETKEIALYAAAEFNYEMDENFKPREITSFAFEPDKLFITDETLDFTLVAVQETAGNGTELSSFGFLPLLPQKGKILEGEYVSIIQHPKGGPKAVTVRENEVRFLSPDFIHYVSDTEAGSSGSPVFNDQWIVVALHHAAVSDPDNDTEWIANEGIRISSILAFLAGQSPIEPHQLLAALLQGVSEPAAEAGQMEVGQLGEDWYSGVSGYDPTFLGEGLTVPLPVLTDEIAQDVALTKDGKPVLDYTHFSIAMSKSRRLAFYTAVNIDGNELVDVNRGNDKWYFDPRLEEAFQSGPELYEKNDLDRGHLTRRQDPNWGPDAIRANEHTFHFTNCAPQHKNFNQKTWLGLEDYILENAKAHGLKVTVFTGPVFSEDDDLYRGEFKIPAEFWKIAVMRNGEGALSATAYLQTQKDLIGNLEFSYGEYQTYQVRVAEVEALTNLNFDQLRAHDAYVVDGKAKATKIEEFGDIQL, encoded by the coding sequence ATGACAACATATAGATTGGAAAGCATCAAACAGCAAGTCCTTGCCAGGTATCGGCAGCTTGAAAAAGAACGGAACGAAAAACCGGTCGCCGATTTTGATCCGATGGAAAAAATGATGGTGCGTACGAGCGTCGTAAAGGCAGAGGACATGTTATCGATAGAACGCATTATCAACAAAAGCGATTTGCTGCCTATCGCTTATTTAGAAACGGGCACTAAAGCCAGCAGGGCGGTTTGCCGCATTGCATTGCGAAATCGGAACGGCCAAATTCAAGGGTACGGCACCGGGTTTTTAGTTTCTCCTACGCTGCTGTTAACAAATAATCATGTGTTGGAAACAAAAGAAATCGCTTTATACGCAGCGGCGGAGTTCAACTATGAAATGGATGAAAATTTTAAGCCGCGTGAAATAACCAGTTTCGCTTTCGAACCAGACAAACTCTTCATCACGGACGAAACGCTGGATTTCACGTTGGTGGCCGTACAGGAAACTGCCGGAAACGGCACAGAACTTTCCAGTTTCGGCTTTTTGCCGTTGTTGCCCCAAAAAGGAAAAATTCTCGAAGGGGAATATGTATCGATCATTCAGCATCCAAAAGGCGGACCTAAAGCGGTGACCGTCAGGGAAAACGAAGTGCGGTTTTTATCGCCCGATTTTATTCATTATGTAAGCGATACGGAAGCGGGGTCATCCGGTTCACCCGTATTTAACGACCAGTGGATTGTGGTGGCGCTTCACCATGCAGCCGTGAGTGATCCAGATAACGACACCGAATGGATTGCCAACGAAGGGATCAGAATCAGTTCCATTTTGGCGTTTCTTGCTGGGCAAAGTCCTATTGAACCTCATCAATTGCTGGCTGCGCTTTTGCAAGGCGTTTCAGAGCCGGCAGCCGAGGCAGGCCAAATGGAAGTCGGACAGCTTGGAGAAGACTGGTATAGCGGTGTTTCCGGATATGACCCGACATTCCTGGGTGAAGGATTAACTGTTCCGTTGCCTGTATTAACGGATGAAATCGCGCAGGACGTGGCGTTGACGAAAGACGGCAAACCGGTTTTGGATTATACGCATTTTTCCATTGCCATGAGCAAATCGAGAAGGCTGGCATTCTATACCGCGGTTAACATTGACGGCAACGAACTAGTCGATGTTAACCGCGGCAACGACAAATGGTATTTCGATCCGCGATTGGAAGAAGCGTTTCAAAGCGGACCCGAATTGTATGAAAAGAATGACCTTGACCGAGGACATTTGACAAGAAGACAAGATCCGAACTGGGGACCGGATGCAATCCGGGCAAATGAGCATACGTTTCACTTCACGAATTGTGCGCCTCAGCATAAAAACTTTAACCAAAAAACATGGCTCGGCCTTGAAGATTATATATTGGAAAACGCAAAAGCACATGGCTTGAAAGTTACGGTGTTTACAGGGCCGGTATTCAGTGAGGACGACGATTTGTACCGAGGAGAATTTAAAATTCCTGCTGAATTCTGGAAAATTGCCGTCATGAGGAATGGTGAAGGAGCGCTTTCGGCAACTGCTTATCTCCAAACACAAAAGGATTTGATTGGAAATCTGGAGTTTTCTTACGGAGAATACCAGACGTATCAAGTGCGGGTTGCGGAAGTAGAGGCACTGACGAACCTCAATTTTGATCAGCTTAGAGCACATGATGCCTATGTGGTGGACGGCAAAGCTAAGGCAACGAAGATCGAAGAGTTTGGAGATATACAGCTATAG
- a CDS encoding sensor domain-containing protein → MKRLSNNENKISLDFSTRNSQTNGLFYQEMFEVMIENAAVSMYVMEDNEFSYVNAQLCRLVGYSQEELVNGSIATSDLFHRDDLSVVQENMRKKMEDQEVLSRYRVRVYKKNRELIYVEIHSSKAFRRGKPFLFGTLIDVTAEVAATLRLKENEEKFKSLFYNNPDAIFKIDLQGNFIDANPGCVELTGYSTDELLGMAFAPLITDEDLEASFVYFKEAAQGISNSHDLTLIRKDGTHRNIEITKFPLKHAGETIAVYGIAKDITAKVEHQKLMEDLVFYDPLTKLPNRKLFEDRLNQVFKLGESNENTTAVLFLDLDRFKFINDSLGHHSGDEFLKIVALRLKENVRTTDTVGRFAGDEFAILLPKSGRSEAIALAKLLNKALSEPFEIMGHSLSVSASIGIAFSKGADETIDSLIKKADTAMYYTKKYGKNNYTVYSEELDQKTAYKLILERDLKSAIHKDELVLHYQPIADLKTGELRAMEALIRWNHPELGLVPPDSFIPISEESGQIVAIGKWVLQTACVQNKTWQDQGYPPFKLCVNISTIQLQHPNFVQTVKDVLEETGLDAEWLELEVTESILMEDTKTLKESLSKLKELGISMSIDDFGTGYTSLSYLQQFSFDRVKIDRSFVEDIPKDRNGKAITSTIISLAHKLNMSVIAEGIEDETQLNFLKEENCDSGQGYYFSRPLPAEMHDLSALPKKYS, encoded by the coding sequence ATGAAAAGATTAAGTAATAACGAAAACAAGATTTCCCTAGATTTCTCAACTAGAAATAGCCAAACAAACGGATTATTTTACCAGGAAATGTTCGAGGTAATGATCGAAAATGCCGCTGTAAGCATGTATGTCATGGAAGACAACGAATTTTCATATGTTAACGCTCAACTTTGTCGTCTTGTTGGTTACTCACAAGAAGAATTAGTTAATGGCTCCATTGCCACAAGTGATTTATTCCATCGAGATGATTTGTCTGTTGTACAAGAAAACATGAGAAAAAAAATGGAAGACCAGGAAGTATTGTCGCGTTACCGGGTGAGAGTATACAAAAAAAACAGAGAATTGATTTATGTTGAAATACATTCTTCCAAAGCATTTAGAAGGGGAAAACCATTTTTGTTTGGTACCCTTATCGATGTAACCGCAGAAGTCGCGGCAACTCTTCGCCTTAAGGAAAATGAAGAGAAATTTAAATCCCTGTTTTACAATAACCCGGATGCCATCTTTAAGATTGATCTTCAAGGGAATTTCATCGATGCAAATCCAGGCTGTGTAGAGTTGACGGGGTATTCTACGGATGAATTGCTTGGAATGGCTTTTGCCCCTCTTATTACAGATGAAGATTTAGAAGCAAGCTTTGTTTATTTTAAGGAAGCTGCACAAGGCATCTCCAACAGCCATGACCTTACACTTATCCGAAAAGATGGAACTCACCGAAATATTGAAATAACAAAATTCCCTCTGAAACACGCCGGTGAAACTATAGCCGTATACGGAATTGCAAAAGACATTACAGCGAAAGTTGAGCACCAGAAACTGATGGAAGATCTTGTTTTCTATGATCCATTAACAAAGCTTCCCAACAGAAAGCTTTTCGAGGACCGGTTAAACCAAGTTTTCAAATTAGGGGAAAGCAATGAAAATACAACAGCTGTACTCTTTTTGGATTTGGATCGTTTTAAGTTTATCAACGATTCGTTAGGCCATCATTCAGGCGATGAATTTTTAAAAATTGTTGCCTTGAGGTTAAAAGAAAATGTTCGCACCACGGACACAGTCGGCCGTTTTGCGGGAGATGAGTTTGCGATCTTGCTGCCTAAATCAGGACGGTCCGAAGCTATTGCTTTGGCAAAGCTGCTTAATAAAGCCTTATCGGAACCTTTTGAAATTATGGGCCATTCCCTATCCGTATCCGCGAGCATCGGCATCGCTTTTAGTAAGGGAGCCGACGAGACAATCGACAGCCTGATTAAAAAGGCCGATACGGCCATGTACTATACGAAAAAGTACGGAAAAAACAACTATACTGTCTATTCGGAAGAACTGGATCAGAAAACGGCTTATAAACTCATACTTGAGAGAGATTTAAAGTCCGCCATCCATAAAGATGAGCTGGTTTTGCATTACCAACCGATTGCCGATTTGAAGACAGGAGAACTCCGTGCGATGGAAGCGTTAATTAGATGGAATCATCCGGAACTTGGACTGGTGCCGCCGGACAGCTTTATTCCAATTTCTGAAGAAAGCGGCCAAATCGTTGCTATTGGAAAGTGGGTACTGCAAACCGCCTGCGTTCAAAATAAAACATGGCAAGACCAGGGTTACCCTCCTTTTAAATTATGCGTCAACATTTCCACCATCCAATTGCAGCATCCCAATTTTGTGCAAACAGTCAAGGACGTGTTAGAGGAAACCGGGCTGGATGCAGAATGGCTCGAACTCGAAGTGACGGAAAGTATCTTGATGGAAGACACCAAAACGTTGAAAGAAAGCTTAAGCAAATTGAAGGAACTAGGAATTTCAATGTCGATTGACGACTTTGGCACAGGCTACACTTCGTTGAGCTATTTACAGCAATTCTCATTTGACCGGGTTAAAATCGATCGCAGTTTTGTTGAGGACATTCCAAAAGATCGAAATGGCAAGGCTATCACTTCCACCATCATTTCGTTAGCCCATAAATTAAACATGAGTGTAATCGCGGAAGGAATCGAAGATGAAACCCAGTTAAACTTTCTGAAAGAAGAAAACTGTGACAGTGGCCAAGGCTATTATTTCAGTCGCCCCTTGCCTGCTGAAATGCATGATTTATCTGCGTTGCCCAAAAAGTATTCTTAA
- the trxB gene encoding thioredoxin-disulfide reductase: protein MHKVVILGTGPAGLTAAIYLARANMNPLIIDGDQPGGQLTLTTEIENFPGFVDGIMGPELMDNMRKQAERFGAVFKSGWATAVDTSQRPFKLQISGLGEIQTEALILSTGASAKLLHIPGELDSIGTGVSTCATCDGFFYRGKKIIVVGGGDSAMEEASFLTRFASEVTVVHRRDELRASKIMQDRARQNEKISWKLNNTPVAVMNNGTKVTGLEVRNGETGELEVIETDGIFVAIGHTPNTAFLNGQLDTDETGYIQVKPGTTETNIPGIFACGDVQDKKYRQAITAAGSGCMAAMDTERYLEGQEIIDWSQTLSEPSYNKST from the coding sequence ATGCATAAAGTAGTAATTCTGGGAACAGGCCCTGCCGGTTTGACCGCGGCAATTTACTTGGCAAGAGCCAATATGAACCCTTTGATCATTGATGGAGACCAGCCCGGCGGCCAACTGACACTGACGACGGAAATCGAAAATTTCCCCGGTTTTGTCGACGGCATTATGGGACCGGAACTAATGGACAATATGCGAAAACAGGCGGAACGTTTCGGTGCGGTTTTTAAAAGCGGTTGGGCGACAGCCGTAGATACCTCACAAAGACCATTCAAGCTGCAAATCAGCGGCTTGGGAGAAATACAGACCGAGGCATTGATCCTGTCGACGGGTGCATCGGCAAAGCTCCTGCATATCCCTGGAGAGCTCGATAGTATCGGAACAGGTGTCAGCACGTGTGCCACCTGCGACGGCTTTTTCTATCGCGGGAAAAAAATCATTGTGGTCGGAGGCGGCGACTCGGCTATGGAAGAAGCGAGCTTCCTGACACGTTTCGCTTCAGAAGTGACAGTCGTTCATCGACGGGACGAATTGCGTGCTTCTAAAATTATGCAGGACCGCGCACGGCAAAATGAGAAGATTTCGTGGAAACTGAACAATACCCCGGTCGCAGTGATGAACAATGGCACGAAAGTGACCGGTCTTGAAGTCCGGAATGGAGAAACCGGGGAGCTTGAAGTGATCGAAACGGATGGCATTTTCGTCGCCATCGGCCATACTCCAAACACGGCTTTTCTGAATGGCCAACTCGATACGGACGAAACCGGTTATATCCAAGTGAAGCCTGGCACCACAGAGACAAACATTCCGGGCATCTTCGCATGCGGTGATGTACAGGACAAGAAATACCGCCAAGCTATCACCGCTGCAGGATCCGGCTGCATGGCAGCTATGGACACCGAGCGCTATCTGGAAGGCCAGGAAATCATCGACTGGAGCCAAACTTTGTCAGAACCCTCGTATAATAAAAGCACATAA